In Segatella copri, the DNA window GGGATTGGAAATTGTTGTAACGGATACGGGATATGTCCGCTCTTTGCCGCCTGATGTCATTCTGGAGCAGACTCCGGTTTTCGGAGAAGTGGTAAAGTCGGGACATGTTATCTATGTTACCATCAATTCTGATCATTCTCCACGTATCACCATTCCTGATGTCATTGACAACAGTTCGTTGCGAGAGGCAATGGCTAAACTTACTGCTATGGGATTCAAACTGGGTACACCTGAATATATTCCTGGCGAAGAGGATTGGGTTTATGGTATCCTCGTTAAGGGTAAGCATGTTGTAGCTGGTGATAAGGTTTCTATCGATGATGTGCTTGTCATACAGGTTGGTAATGGTAAACGGAGCGTTGATGATTCTATCGATGTGGTAGATCCGGTTTATCACGGCGAAGAAGATGTGATGGAAGGCGAAGGTGACATGAGCGGAGAAACTCATGAAGACAACTTCGAGGTGGTTCCTGGTACGGAAGCCACAGAGCCTGCTCCTTCGCATGAGCACCACCAGAAGGAAGTGGTGGAGTAGGAGAAATGAAAAGTGAAGAGTGAAGATTTCAATAGTAATACGAATGATATTTTTAGATTATATATATAATAAGGTATATGCTCCTGTAGAGGATGACTTCGGGTTTGATGATGCAGGAGATATGGACGAACTGGATGATGAACTCCAGATGGAGGAAGGAACCGCTGCTTCTGGTGAAGGAGGAGATGAACTCTATGAGCACTGGAAGGTTCAGGTGGATGCTAACCAGGATCCGGTGCGTATCGATAAGTACCTGGCTGATAAGATGGCCTATCAGAGCCGTAACCGTATTCAGCAGGCTGCTGATGCCGGATTCATCCATGTCAATGGTAAACCGGTAAAGAGCAACTATAAGGTGCGCCCTAATGATCTGGTTACTCTGATGCTCGACCGTCCTCGTCATGAAACGAGTATCAAACCTGAAGAAATCGCTATCAATGTGGTTTATGAAGACGACCAGCTGATGGTGGTTAACAAGGAAGCCGGTATGGTGGTGCATCCGGGTGCGGGCAACTTTCATGGAACCTTGATTCAGGCGGTAGCCTGGCATTTAAGGGATATGCCTGAGTTTGATGCCAATGATCCGGAAGTGGGCTTGGTGCATCGCATCGATAAAGATACCAGCGGACTGCTCGTTGTGGCAAAGACTCCTACGGCAAAGACCGCATTGGGTAAGCAGTTCTTCAACAAGACTACCCATCGCAGTTACAATGCGCTCGTTTGGGGCAATATTGTAGAAGATGAAGGTCGCATAGAAGGCAATATCGGCCGTGATCCGAAGAACCGCCTCCGTATGAAGGTCTTCGATCCGGACAGCGGAATAGGCAAGACGGCGGTTACGCATTACAAGGTGTTGGAACGTTTCGGTTATACCACCTTGGTGCAGTGTGTGCTTGAAACGGGCCGTACCCATCAGATTCGTGCCCACATGAAGCATATCGGTCATCCGCTCTTTATGGACGAAACGTATGGCGGAACAGAGATTCTGAGAGGTCAGCGCAGTAGCAGCTACAAGGCATTTATCCAGAACTGCTTCAAACTCTGTCCGCGTCAGGCTCTCCATGCCAAGACACTCGGTTTCGTGCATCCTACAACCAAGCAGCAGATGGATTTTGACAGTGAGTGGCCAAATGATTTTAGACAATTAATAGAAAAGTGGCGCGGCTTCATCGCTGGCACCACACAAGATACATTCAAAAATATTTAGTAATTATGGAAAATAGCAAGAGAACGATAGCCATCGTATGTGGTGGTGATTCTTCTGAGCACGACGTATCATTGCGCTCAGGACAGGGTTTGTACTCTTTCTTTGATAAAGAGCGCTACAATATTTATCTCGTCGATGTGAAGGGCACCGACTGGCATGTCGCTTTGGATAATGGTGAGACTATCGAGATTGACAAGAACGATTTTTCTTTCGTTATGAACGGCAAGCATGTCTATTTCGATTATGCTTATATCACCATCCACGGACAGCCTGGTGAGAATGGTGTGATGCAGGGCTACTTTGACCTCATCCATCTGCCATACTCTACAAGCGGTGTTCTGGTAGAGGCAATGACTTTTGATAAGTATGTGCTCAATAATTATCTGCGCGGTTTCGGTATAAACGTAGCAGACAGTATCTTGCTCCGTCGCGGTGAAGCTTATGATGAAGAAGAGATTGCCAAGCGTATCGGTATGCCTTGTTTCGTAAAGCCTGCTGCTGACGGCAGTAGCTTTGGTGTGAGCAAGGTGAAGAATGCTGACCAGCTGGCTCCAGCCCTCCGTGTGGCTTTCATGGAGAGCAATGAGGTAATGATCGAGGGCTTCCTTGATGGAACAGAGATTTCACAGGGTATCTACAAGACAGCAGAGAAGACTGTTGTACTGCCAGCTACAGAGGTGGTTACCACCAACGAGTTCTTCGATTACGATGCCAAGTATAACGGTCAGGTACAGGAAATCACTCCAGCCCGTCTCTCTCCAGAGACCGCAGAAGAGGTAGCCAAGACCACATCCCGCATCTACGACATTCTTCATGCCAACGGTATCATCCGTATCGACTATATCATCTCTAAGGATAAGGATGGTAAAGACAAGGTGAACATGCTGGAGATCAATACCACTCCAGGTATGACCGTTACCAGTTTCATTCCTCAGCAGGTTCGTGCAGCAGGTCTTGATATCAAGGATGTGCTCAGCGAAATCGTGGAGAATCAGTTCTAGAATAACAAACTCATATATGGTTCTGCGATTTTTTCGCAGAGCCATATATATTAATAGGTATATATTATGAATATCCCTCAAGAATTTGATACCATCCGTCCTTGGGAGCCTGAAGATCTCCCAGAGGTATTCGACCGTTTGCTTTCAAACGATCAGTTTAAACAAGTGCTTGCCTATCTCTATCCACAAGTACCTTTTGAGATGATTGCCCAGAAGTTGAAGGCATGTAAGACCAATCTGGATTTCCAGCTGGCTTTTGCTTACGATTTTGTTCATGGCATTCTGAAGAAGGCAGCAACAGGCTGCGAGATGGATTGCACATCGCTCGATAATACCCGTAATTATACTTTCATCAGTAATCACCGTGATATCGTGCTCGATTCAGCCATCCTCGATGTCCTTCTTGTCGATAATGGTTTTAAGACCACCTGTGAGATAGCCATCGGTGATAATCTCCTTTCTCTTCCTTGGGTCAAGGACCTGGTACGTGTCAACAAGGCGTTTATCGTAGAGCGTGCCCTGAGCATGCGCCAGATGCTGATGTCGAGCAAGCGCCTCTCTGACTATATGCATTTCGCCATCAAGGAGAAGAACGAGAACATCTGGATAGCCCAGCGCGAGGGTAGAGCCAAGGACAGTAATGACCGCACCCAGAAGAGTATTCTGCAGATGATGTCGATGGGCGGTGAGGGCAGCATTATCGACCGCCTGAAACAACTTCATCTCGTACCGCTCTCTATCAGTTACGAATATGATCCATGCGATTTTCTGAAGGCAAAGGAGTTCCAGCAGAAGCGCGATAATGCCGATTGGAAGAAGGGACCAATGGATGACCTGGTAAGCATGCAGACCGGTATCTTCGGTTATAAGGGTCATGTGCATTATCATGCAGCCCCATGTCTTGATGATTATCTGGACAGTCTTGATCCTGATATGCCTAAGCAGGATATATATAATAAGGTAGCCGCCTACATGGATGAGCAGATATTCAAGAACTACCGCCTCTATCCGGGCAACTATGTGGCTCTTGATTTGCTTGAAAACTCAACTGCTCATCAGGCAGAATATACTGCCGAAGATAAGGCAAAATTTGAAAAATATATGGCTGGTCAGCTTGCGAAAATTGACCTTCCAAATAAGGATGAAGCTTACTTGAGAGAGAGAATTCTCGAGATGTATGCCAATCCTGTACGTAATTACCTTGCTGCTCAATAGCGGCAAGGTAATACTTTTTCTGTTTGATGATGTTGGAAACTGTTATTATCTGCCTGTTTTAATCAGACTCCTAATTGGTAATTCATAAGCTGTTTACGACAGACAGTTAACAGGCAAACCACAGACAGCCTACTGGCGCTATAGCCGCTAGTGGACTGTTCGCCTAGAACAGCCTTCCCCAATGCCTTTGTTTCGTTTTTATGCGAAGCTTACGAAGAAATACTCTTCACTCTTCACCTTTTCCTCGGAATCCCCTGTGTTTATCGGCATTCCGGGTGGTGAAGAGTATTCGGGCACTCTTCACCTACTCTTCACCACTCTTCACCTTTCTTCACCTCTTTGTTTCGGCGGATTTGCGTTTCTTCTTACGCTTCGATGCCTCGTGCCTAGGTGAAGAGTGGTGAAGAGTGGGTGAAGAGTCGCTGATAACTCTTCACCCCTTGAAACGCCCTGTTTATGGGCGTTTCAGGGCATAAGGTGAAGAGTGAAGAGTTCAAATGTATATGTATAGAAAACGCTCCTGTTGCAATATGGCAACAGGAGCGTTTTTTGTTTTTTCTTATTTGAACTTTTCAGCTTCTTGCTTCATCACATTCTCTATATCGATGGCATCGAATGGAACGGGGCCTCGGCTCAACTCCGGTATGTTGAAACTCTTCAGACAATCATCGTAGAAGGTTGGTTCCTTCTGTGGAAGAACGAAAGGCTTGTGAGCCTTGCCCTGGCGGTCTACATAGCAGAAGTAAGGCTTGCCGTAAAGTCCGTCGTCACGCTTGCTGGCAAAGACAAACCATCTGCCGGTATGCGACCAGCTGTGGTAGGTATCGCTCTTCTCGCTGTTCACGATGCTGAGGCTATCCAGTTTTCCTGTCTGCAAGTCCATCATATAGAGGTCTGCCTCGGGATGCCAGATAGGGAAGGTGCCGTAATCGGCTACCGTAAAGAGACAGTATCTGCCGTCAGGACTTATCTTAGGATGGCAGACAGAACGCTCCTTGTAAAGAGTATCTATATTGGTTCCGAAACTCCCGGTCTTTTCATCGAATGGGATGCGCACCAGCGAATATTTCAATCCCTTCAGATTCGTACTTTCAAGTCCCTTCCTGTCGGCTGCGCAGTAATAAACGTATTTCCCGTCCGGTGAGAAAGTAGGAAATGTCTCCAGATGTGTACTGTCGGAGGTAAGCGGTGAGGAGATGATGCGGTTGTTGTCTAGATCGGCTACATATACATCGCTCTTCGAATCATATACTTCCAGTCGCTTGTCGGCGTTGGCATGAAAGGCTGGAATGATGATGTTGGTAGAGAAGGTGACGTATTTGCCCGATGGACTGAAACCATAATATACACTTGAAGAAATCATGTTGGCGTTCTTCAGGTTCAGCTTGCGCAGCTTGCCATTGCGGTTAAGAATGGCTCCTCCGCCTTCACCTCTTATATATACAATACTGAGGTTGGGATTCTGGTTGCCAAAAGCATGACAGTTCATACAGCGGTTTTCCTGCAGATTGTGGTCGGCGAGAATCTTCTCCTGCCAATTCTCTATGCAGCGCTGCTTAATCTGTATCTTGTTCCATACTTCGTAATCGGGTTCTATCAGTCGGTAGGTGAGATAAGCATCCAGACTGTCGCCCACTACCTGCCAGGTGAAGGGTTTGAACGCCGTCCATTCTCCCTCATTGCTCTTTGAATATATCTGAACTTTGATATTCTTGCCCACAGCCTTTTGCAGGAAAGCCTTCCAGTTGTTCATATCAAACTTCAGATTCTGGCTGTTGCTGGTGGCAGTAAGAGTGTTGGCTGCATCGTTGGCATCTGCTCCCTCAATCGTGAGTGTGGTTTCGATGTTGGTAAGGTTCTTGTCGCGTATCTCGAAGTTGAGAGGAGCGATATTGACCGGAATCGTTACATCGGCATAGTCGGGATACATGTTGGGCAGATGGTCTACCTGCTCAGCATTCTCGTGAGTCTGGGCACATGATGCGAGCAACAGTATGCCCGCCATGGCACTGTATAGGATATTCTTGTATTTCATCTTTCTTCTTTAATAAACAGTTAGCGTCAATTGTTTCCTTAGTTGATGTTCAACTTAGGCACCTCTGCCTTGTCGAAGTAATACCAGTAGGTATCGCTGAATGCCTGGTTGCCCCGTTCTTCATTATACTGATGGAAACGCTGCAGAACATCTTGACGCTTGATATATTTTGCCCATTCTTCCGGCTTTGCCTTGGTTCCTGCCAGATAAATCATGAGAGCCTCCTGGTACAGGCGTTCGTAGGAAACGTTTTTCAGTTTGAGATAATAAGTATCATAATCCCGCTTGAAGGTTTTCATGTCTTTTAGGAGGAGATCGCTGCAGAGCATGTAGTCGATGGCGATTTTGTTGTTTGGATTACTTTCTGCCAGTTCGCACATGATGGTGTGGCAATTCTCGTTTAGTCGTAGCGTATCCTTCCGGTTGATGAACGGGCGCTTTTCGATGTATTGCTGCAGGAGAGCTTTTTCATCGGTTGTTGCTTTTCTGCCAAGTGATGAGAAGGCACGGTTTGCCCATCTGCTCCATACGAAGGTTTTTTGCAGGATACGGAGATATTTGCGGGTTGCTGCGTAGTCGCCTTTTACCAGATTGATTTCGGCAAGTCGCTTTACCATTCTGATATTCCGGTTGTTCGGAGAGCAGACATTGGCAAGCATTGTGGCACGTTCGCAGAAAGTCATGTCGCCCAGAACCCAATACAGTTCGTTCAGGGTCTTGATGGTGAGGGTTGGGGTGTCTGGTCCCAGTTTATCGAATGTACCCAGGTTGTTGCTCTGGAATCTCAGCAGGTTGTCTGGAAGATATCCGTTTTGCGCCATCACGAGGTTATAGTAGAACTTCATGTATTGGTCTGGATTTTCCGTCTTTTCTACGATGTTGATAACCTTATTATAATTACCGAAGTAATATTCACAGTCTACTGCGAATGTTTTCTCCAGATCCATTTGCGGTTTTACCAGTTTTCCGAAACCCGGATAGGTATAAAGGGTTTGGAAGTCGCAGAAGTAGAGTCGCTTGGTCAGCATCAGCAGGAAGAAAGGAATCACGAGGGCAGCCAGGCGATAGTAGGTTCCCACTTTCTTGATGTGGGAAAGACATCCTGTAAATACCAGCGCTCCGTAGATCCATACTCCATTTCCAAAGAACCAGTGGCATACGAATACGGAAACAATGATGCTGAAGGCGGTAACCCAATGCGCTGTTCCCAAACCTGCTGCGGCAGAAGGATTGTCGTCCATCTTCTCTATCTTCTTGAGAAACATTCGGGTGGAAGTGAGCAGCTTGGTGCTGACACGGAACACACTGGCACCACCTGCTATTGCCAGAATGCTGCAAAGCCGGTAGTCGTAGTGAAAACTGAAACATACCAATAGGATCATCATGATGAAGGCTACGATATGTGCCGTCTTTTTCCCTTGGATGTCTGCATCTCTTACTGCGCATTTTACATTATGTCCCGTAATAAGAATACAGAGGGTAAGGATGATAGGACCGGCATAGCGGAAATAATAAAACTGGGTCAGGAAATCGCCAGCCAGACAGGCCAGCCATCCCGGTTTGTCCAGATAAGTAGTCAGATAATCCCATGATGACAGAAACAGTTGATTCTGCTCCTGATAAAACAGATGGTAGGGATAGAAAAATTGGAAGAACACAAAGCATGCGATGGCTCCCAATGCATATAACGAATATATGCCAAAACTAGACTGGCTTGTTTGCTGTTCACTCATTTTTGTCGATTTATAAGTTTTTATATCTGTGCATCTTGTTTTGTATAAGTAGTGAAGTTTTAGCATTTACTCTTTGCCAAGGTGCAACTTATCAGGGGCAAAGGTAATAAAAATATATTAGAATGAATCATAAAAAATGCAGAAACTTACTCTTTGAAAGTAAATTTCTGCATTTATCAGCATTTATTTCTGTTCTTGTTTTTCTGCAATGCATTCCATTTCTATCAGCCAGCCCGGTCTGCATACTCTTGCCTCTACGATGATATGTGGTATCTGAGGATAAAACTGATTCATCAGTTGCTCTACGGTATGATAGTCTGAGATGTCGCGCAGGTAGATGATAAAGTATTGGATATCGTTCATCATCGCATCGCCATCCTTCAATAAAGCACCGATGTTCTCGAGCAATCTGCCGGTTTGTCTTATAATATCGCCTTCGTATACAACTGCTCCATCTTTATCTATGCTGGCTGTTCCTGATATGAAATATTGTTTCTTCTGAGGCAGAGAAAGGCTGGTTCCCCGTTCAAAGGCTACTCCGTATTCGTGAGTAGGATTCAGATGGTTGAGTGCCTGGAGATATTGCTTGTCTTCTTCCCTGATACTGGGAACGGTCAGAAAGTCGATAGCTACAGATGCATGACGTACGGATGTTGCTCCGCCGATGCCCGTACTGGCTATATAATGGGTTTCTGCCGTCAGACCTTGCTGGTCGAAAACATCATTGCGCGCTTCTACTACTCCCTGATAGTTTACATCGATATGAGTTACGTATATCCATGTTCTTACCAGGTTGCGCTCCATCGTCATATCTGTACCGGCGATAAGTTGCAGGTATTTGTCGAATAGCATTCGGGTCTGTTCGTATGAATCCTTTCCCTTCGCTTCTTCCTCTGTCAGTCGGAGACTGTGGAACAGGATTGGGGTCTTATCGTCTGTGGTCTTGATAAGAAGTGAAATCTTGCTCCCGTTGAGCGGAGGTTGCTCCACAACCGTAAGATGGGTATCCTTAAGATACTCCTGATAAAGGAGTGATTCCTCAAACTCTCTTATCTGGTTCTGGGCGTCGCTGAGGAATACTTTGCAATATTGCAAAGTACGATTTCCCAGTTTCTCGGTGTCGAGATAGTTACCTAGTTTCAGATACAGAAAATTCAAGCGGTCGTTGAACGTCCCCTTGGCTTCTGGTGATAGTATTATGTATTTGTCCATCTTGTTTTTCTTTTTTTTCGCCGGCAAAGGTACGGATAATATATGAGATATAAGAATATAGACAGGATGAAAAGATGAAAATACCGAGAAATGGGGATAGGATGATGTGGGATAGAGCGAAAAAGAGGGTGTGTCATGAACTTATGACACACCCTCAATCTCTTTCTTATATCCTGCTTTAGAGTGATTCGAGCATACGCTTGATGACAACCTCGGCTGAAATCTCACGGTTGGCTGCCTCTGGAATCACCAGGCTGTTCTTGCTTTCAATGACATCATCGGTTACAATCAAGCCACGGCGAACTGGCAGACAATGCATGAAGCAACCATCGTTGGTCCAGCTCATGTGCTCCTCGTCGATGGTCCAGCTCATATCCTTGCTTAGGATTTCGCCATACTGTGCTGGGTCTTTCACGCCCGGACAGCTCCAGTTCTTGGCATAAACGAAGTCTGCACCTTCTAGCGCCTTCTTCTGGTCGTACTCCACCTTGGCATTGCCTACGAACTTAGGGTCAAGCTCATAGCCCTCTGGATGAGTAACCACGAAATCTACATCGGCTGCGTTCATCCACTGGGCGAATGAGTTTGGCACAGCCTGTGGCAGGGCACGGCAATGAGGAGCCCAGGTCAGGACTACCTTAGGACGAGCCACCTTCTTATGCTCCTCAATGGTGATGAGGTCGGCGAATGCCTGGAGAGGGTGAACGGTAGCTGTCTCCATAGCGAAGACTGGGCGGCCACTGTACTTTACAAACTGGTTTACGATGGTTTCGGCATAATCGTAGTCACGGTCTTTCAAACCGGCAAAGCTACGAACACCGATAAGGTCGCAGAAGCTACCCATCACAGGGATAGCCTCCAGCAGGTGCTCGCTCTTGTCGCCATCCATGATAACGCCACGCTCTGTCTCCAGTTTCCATGCACCGGCATTCACATCGAGTACGATAACATTCATGCCCAGGTTCATCGCGGCCTTCTGTGTACTCAGTCGGGTACGGAGACTGTTATTGAAGAATATCATCAGCAAGGTCTTGTTCTTGCCCAACTCCTGATAACCGAAACGGTTTGCTTTCACTTCCTGTGCCTCGGCGAGTGCTGCTTTCAGGTCGCCAAGGTCTTCAACATTAAAGAATGTCTTCATTGTTATTATTGTTATTTCGTTTTTTATTTGTTATTTCTGATATATATTGCTCTTGGATCTTTCTTCTAGAATCTTGATGCTTGCAAAGTTTGCATGCAAACCTTGCAAACATGGCAGAAACTAAGACTTGGTACGGAGAGGGTACGGAGCGGGTACGGAGCGGGTCTTGTTAGGCTCTTGTCTGTCCCTGGCCAGTAATCAACCACTTGTAGGTGGTAATCTCTTCGAGTGCCATTGGTCCGCGGGCTCCGAGCTTCTGGGTACTGATGCCAATCTCTGCGCCCAATCCGAACTGTGCGCCATCGGTGAAGCTGGTAGGAGCGTTTACATAAACGCAGGCTGCATCTACCATCGCCTGGAACTTCTTCTGGGCAGCTTCATCATTGGAAACAATGCTCTCGCTGTGTCCGCTTCCGTAAGTGGCGATATGGTCGAGTGCTTCATCTTCTGAAGCTACGGTCTTGATACCCATCTGCATGCTGAGCCATTCTGTGTTCCAGATGCTCTTCACGTTGGCATCAGCCTCCTTCATCTTCGCTTCGCTTTCCTCTGCCTTATATAATAAGGTGTCTGGATAGTGTCCCTTTAAAACTTCGTAAGCCTTAGCATCAGCATGAATCTTGGTTTGCTTCTCGGCGAGTCCTTCACAGAGGGCAGGGAGGTCGCTTAATCTGTTTTCGTGAATCAGCAGACAGTCGAGCGCATTGCATACGCTCACTCTTCGGCACTTGGCATTGGTGATGATGCGCTTGCCCATCTCCAGGTCGCCATCCTTGTCGAAGTAACAGTGTACCACACCGGCTCCGGTTTCGATAACCGGCACTTTGGCAGTATCACGGACGAAGTTGATAAGCTTCTTTCCTCCACGAGGAATGCAGAGGTCGATATAGCCCACGGCATTCAGCATTTCGCCGGTAGCTTCATGGGTAGCAGGGAGCAGTGTAACAACATTCGGATCAATACCAAAAGTTATCAACACCCTGTGGATAAGTTCGACACCCGCTGAGTTTGAGGCGTTTGCATCCTTTCCTCCTTTCAGTACGCACGCATTTCCGCTCTTGAAACAGAGTGAGAAAACATCGTAGGTTACATTAGGACGAGCCTCGTAAATCATGCCGATAACTCCGAATGGAACGGCAACTCGCTGCAGATGCAAACCATTTTCGAGTGTTTTGTCTTTGAGAACTCTTCCGAGCGGTGAGGGCAGGGTACTTACGTGTCTCATATCCGAAGCAATATCCTGGAGTCGCTGCTCTGTGAGTTGCAATCGGTCGTAGAGCGGGTTCGCCTTGTCCATCTTCGCCAAGTCTTCTGCATTCGCTTTGAGAAGCGCAGGAGTTTCTGCGATGATGGCATCAGCCACCGCCTGCAGGATTTCATTACGTTGTTCATCAGTTAGCAAACCAAGTGTTTTGCTAGCTGCCTTCACTTTTTGGAAAGTCTCTTTCAGTTCCATTCGCTATTTCCTTTCTTATTTTTATGATAAGATATTTTGTAATGTGTTACGAGTTCCCTCTTAACAACGGCAAAGGTAAGCATAAATATCGGAAATTGCAAACTTTATGCAAGAAAAAGTGATGATTTTATAGATAAATGGATAGTTATACGGAAAATGAGATTTAAAAAGGTCAGGCAGCGCCTGACCTTTTTGTAATGGTTCCTTCTAATTATTTTGATACTGCCAGAAGAATTACTCTTTTTCGTTTTCTTCAGGGTGAGTCATTAGATACAGTTCCTTCTGTCGTTCGATTTCTCTTCTCAAGTCTTCCTTGTCTGGCAGGTAAAGCTTGTATTTTGCAGCGAACATCTGGTCGTTCTTGGCAAGAGTGGAGTATCGGGCTACATCCGAATCGGTTTCGGCACAGAGGATGATTCCGATAGTAGGATTGTCGTCTGGTCCTTTCTTCATCTTGTCATACATCTGCAAGTACATGTCCATTTGACCGACATCCTGATAGGTGATGCGGTTGACCTTTAAATCTACAAGGATAAAACTCTTAATAAGATAATTATAGAATACCAAGTCGATGTAGTAGTCGTTCTCTTCCGTTCGGATATGTTGCTGGCGAGCTACAAGGGCATAGCCTTTCCCCATTTCCATCAAGAACTTCTCTAAATTATCTATGATGGCAGATTCCAATTTCGATTCTTTGAGAGAAGAGTCGGAAGGTAATCCCAAAAACTCCATGACTACAGGAGATTTGATGTATTCCAGTTTATCTTGCTGGAATTCATTTGTTTTCTCTTTCATCTCTTTCTCTACAGGTGCTTTGTCTTTTGACATAAGGAGGCGCTCATAGTACAAGGTATTGATGTTACGGTTCAACGTACGGTAACTCCAACCTTGCTCGAAAGCCTCCTTTGCATACCAATCCCTAGCCTGCTTGTCTTCTATGCGAATAAGCAGTTCGTAATGCGACCAAGGTAGTAGGTGGATACCTGCTTTTTGTACATGCTGGAGGTTATTGCTCAATTCTTCAGACGGTGTTTGTTGAATTGAGGCTTTGAATTCGACGGACACTGTCCGTTGAATTTGTAAGTTACTGAATTTTAGGTAAAAACGTCTGAAAACCCTTAGGGTAGTTACAGAGAACCCTTTCCCAAATTCCTCTGTAAGTGCAGCGGATGCCACCTCAATAATATGCTTTCCATACTCAGCCCTTGCTTCTCCGTTCTGCTCCTCTTCTACAATACGTTTCCCTATTCTCCAGTTTCTTTCTACCAGAGAATAATTGACGGCAGCGAAAGCTTTGCTTCTTGCTTTGCTGACTATTGTCTTCAAATCATTTACGAGAAACTTCTCTTCTCCTTTATATGAGTGCTCCATCTGCTTCATA includes these proteins:
- a CDS encoding RluA family pseudouridine synthase, which translates into the protein MEEGTAASGEGGDELYEHWKVQVDANQDPVRIDKYLADKMAYQSRNRIQQAADAGFIHVNGKPVKSNYKVRPNDLVTLMLDRPRHETSIKPEEIAINVVYEDDQLMVVNKEAGMVVHPGAGNFHGTLIQAVAWHLRDMPEFDANDPEVGLVHRIDKDTSGLLVVAKTPTAKTALGKQFFNKTTHRSYNALVWGNIVEDEGRIEGNIGRDPKNRLRMKVFDPDSGIGKTAVTHYKVLERFGYTTLVQCVLETGRTHQIRAHMKHIGHPLFMDETYGGTEILRGQRSSSYKAFIQNCFKLCPRQALHAKTLGFVHPTTKQQMDFDSEWPNDFRQLIEKWRGFIAGTTQDTFKNI
- a CDS encoding PASTA domain-containing protein translates to MTSSEFINKFKSKYLWGNIGAMILVLVLLCVGVKYGIDIYTHHGEAIRVPDIRYKNIDDATHILDDAGLEIVVTDTGYVRSLPPDVILEQTPVFGEVVKSGHVIYVTINSDHSPRITIPDVIDNSSLREAMAKLTAMGFKLGTPEYIPGEEDWVYGILVKGKHVVAGDKVSIDDVLVIQVGNGKRSVDDSIDVVDPVYHGEEDVMEGEGDMSGETHEDNFEVVPGTEATEPAPSHEHHQKEVVE
- a CDS encoding D-alanine--D-alanine ligase; its protein translation is MENSKRTIAIVCGGDSSEHDVSLRSGQGLYSFFDKERYNIYLVDVKGTDWHVALDNGETIEIDKNDFSFVMNGKHVYFDYAYITIHGQPGENGVMQGYFDLIHLPYSTSGVLVEAMTFDKYVLNNYLRGFGINVADSILLRRGEAYDEEEIAKRIGMPCFVKPAADGSSFGVSKVKNADQLAPALRVAFMESNEVMIEGFLDGTEISQGIYKTAEKTVVLPATEVVTTNEFFDYDAKYNGQVQEITPARLSPETAEEVAKTTSRIYDILHANGIIRIDYIISKDKDGKDKVNMLEINTTPGMTVTSFIPQQVRAAGLDIKDVLSEIVENQF
- a CDS encoding DUF6057 family protein, whose amino-acid sequence is MSEQQTSQSSFGIYSLYALGAIACFVFFQFFYPYHLFYQEQNQLFLSSWDYLTTYLDKPGWLACLAGDFLTQFYYFRYAGPIILTLCILITGHNVKCAVRDADIQGKKTAHIVAFIMMILLVCFSFHYDYRLCSILAIAGGASVFRVSTKLLTSTRMFLKKIEKMDDNPSAAAGLGTAHWVTAFSIIVSVFVCHWFFGNGVWIYGALVFTGCLSHIKKVGTYYRLAALVIPFFLLMLTKRLYFCDFQTLYTYPGFGKLVKPQMDLEKTFAVDCEYYFGNYNKVINIVEKTENPDQYMKFYYNLVMAQNGYLPDNLLRFQSNNLGTFDKLGPDTPTLTIKTLNELYWVLGDMTFCERATMLANVCSPNNRNIRMVKRLAEINLVKGDYAATRKYLRILQKTFVWSRWANRAFSSLGRKATTDEKALLQQYIEKRPFINRKDTLRLNENCHTIMCELAESNPNNKIAIDYMLCSDLLLKDMKTFKRDYDTYYLKLKNVSYERLYQEALMIYLAGTKAKPEEWAKYIKRQDVLQRFHQYNEERGNQAFSDTYWYYFDKAEVPKLNIN
- a CDS encoding TolB family protein, with the protein product MKYKNILYSAMAGILLLASCAQTHENAEQVDHLPNMYPDYADVTIPVNIAPLNFEIRDKNLTNIETTLTIEGADANDAANTLTATSNSQNLKFDMNNWKAFLQKAVGKNIKVQIYSKSNEGEWTAFKPFTWQVVGDSLDAYLTYRLIEPDYEVWNKIQIKQRCIENWQEKILADHNLQENRCMNCHAFGNQNPNLSIVYIRGEGGGAILNRNGKLRKLNLKNANMISSSVYYGFSPSGKYVTFSTNIIIPAFHANADKRLEVYDSKSDVYVADLDNNRIISSPLTSDSTHLETFPTFSPDGKYVYYCAADRKGLESTNLKGLKYSLVRIPFDEKTGSFGTNIDTLYKERSVCHPKISPDGRYCLFTVADYGTFPIWHPEADLYMMDLQTGKLDSLSIVNSEKSDTYHSWSHTGRWFVFASKRDDGLYGKPYFCYVDRQGKAHKPFVLPQKEPTFYDDCLKSFNIPELSRGPVPFDAIDIENVMKQEAEKFK
- a CDS encoding Rid family hydrolase; translation: MDKYIILSPEAKGTFNDRLNFLYLKLGNYLDTEKLGNRTLQYCKVFLSDAQNQIREFEESLLYQEYLKDTHLTVVEQPPLNGSKISLLIKTTDDKTPILFHSLRLTEEEAKGKDSYEQTRMLFDKYLQLIAGTDMTMERNLVRTWIYVTHIDVNYQGVVEARNDVFDQQGLTAETHYIASTGIGGATSVRHASVAIDFLTVPSIREEDKQYLQALNHLNPTHEYGVAFERGTSLSLPQKKQYFISGTASIDKDGAVVYEGDIIRQTGRLLENIGALLKDGDAMMNDIQYFIIYLRDISDYHTVEQLMNQFYPQIPHIIVEARVCRPGWLIEMECIAEKQEQK
- a CDS encoding 1-acyl-sn-glycerol-3-phosphate acyltransferase produces the protein MNIPQEFDTIRPWEPEDLPEVFDRLLSNDQFKQVLAYLYPQVPFEMIAQKLKACKTNLDFQLAFAYDFVHGILKKAATGCEMDCTSLDNTRNYTFISNHRDIVLDSAILDVLLVDNGFKTTCEIAIGDNLLSLPWVKDLVRVNKAFIVERALSMRQMLMSSKRLSDYMHFAIKEKNENIWIAQREGRAKDSNDRTQKSILQMMSMGGEGSIIDRLKQLHLVPLSISYEYDPCDFLKAKEFQQKRDNADWKKGPMDDLVSMQTGIFGYKGHVHYHAAPCLDDYLDSLDPDMPKQDIYNKVAAYMDEQIFKNYRLYPGNYVALDLLENSTAHQAEYTAEDKAKFEKYMAGQLAKIDLPNKDEAYLRERILEMYANPVRNYLAAQ